From Actinopolymorpha cephalotaxi, one genomic window encodes:
- a CDS encoding MFS transporter, which yields MSATAASPSHPTPPPASTSSPQTTAHRRLALAVLAAGMLMNILDGSIVTVSMPAIQSDLGFSPAGLSWVVNAYLIAFGSLLLLAGRLGDLLGRKQVLVAGLTVFTLASAVAGTAQTPTMLVAARFAQGVGGAMTAAVSLGILVTLFTRPRERASAIAVFSFTGAAGASIGQVLGGVLTDLLSWHWIFWINLPIGLAAVALAARVLPGERGLGLRAGADVAGALLVTAGLTVGIYAVVTIERHGAGSPTTLALGTLAIVLLAAFVRRQATATTPLMPLRILGSRAVSGANLVQVLMVAACFAFQILVAQYLQRVVEYGAAATGLAMLPAAVVIGAVSLGVSARLNARFGERAVLLTGLVLLFGVLGLLTRVPVHPNYLTDLLPVMLLAAGFGLALPALTSLGMSGASEDDAGLASGLFNTTQQIGMALGVAVLSTLAAARTAGLRDTGAHESVALTGGYHLAFAVGAGLLVAAFAVAFTVLRTRAPEAPRAEPASE from the coding sequence ATGTCCGCCACCGCAGCCTCGCCCTCGCATCCGACTCCACCTCCGGCGTCCACGTCGTCGCCTCAGACCACCGCTCACCGCCGCCTCGCCCTCGCCGTCCTCGCCGCCGGGATGCTGATGAACATCCTCGACGGCAGCATCGTGACCGTGTCGATGCCCGCGATCCAGAGCGATCTCGGCTTCTCCCCCGCCGGACTGAGCTGGGTCGTCAACGCGTACCTCATCGCGTTCGGCAGCCTGTTGCTGCTGGCCGGCCGGCTCGGCGACCTGCTCGGTCGCAAGCAGGTCCTCGTCGCGGGCCTCACGGTCTTCACCCTCGCGTCGGCCGTGGCCGGTACGGCGCAGACGCCGACGATGCTGGTCGCCGCCCGCTTCGCCCAGGGCGTCGGCGGCGCGATGACAGCCGCCGTCAGCCTGGGAATCCTGGTCACGTTGTTCACCCGCCCCCGCGAACGCGCCTCGGCCATCGCGGTGTTCAGCTTCACCGGCGCGGCGGGAGCATCGATCGGACAGGTTCTCGGCGGCGTCCTCACCGACCTGCTCAGCTGGCACTGGATCTTCTGGATCAACCTGCCGATCGGCCTGGCCGCCGTGGCGCTGGCGGCGCGGGTGCTTCCCGGCGAGCGCGGTCTCGGCCTGCGGGCCGGAGCCGACGTCGCGGGGGCGTTGCTGGTCACCGCCGGGCTCACCGTCGGCATCTATGCCGTGGTCACCATCGAACGGCACGGCGCCGGATCGCCGACCACGTTGGCGCTCGGCACGCTCGCCATCGTGCTGCTCGCCGCGTTCGTCCGCCGGCAGGCCACGGCCACCACCCCGCTGATGCCCCTGCGGATCCTCGGCTCGCGCGCCGTCAGCGGGGCGAACCTCGTTCAGGTGCTGATGGTCGCCGCGTGCTTCGCCTTCCAGATCCTGGTCGCGCAGTACCTCCAGCGCGTCGTCGAATACGGCGCCGCGGCGACCGGCCTGGCGATGCTGCCGGCCGCCGTGGTCATCGGTGCGGTCTCACTCGGAGTCTCCGCGCGGCTGAACGCCCGCTTCGGCGAGCGCGCGGTCCTGCTCACCGGCCTGGTGCTGCTGTTCGGGGTGCTCGGGCTGCTGACCCGCGTGCCCGTGCATCCGAACTACCTCACCGACCTGCTCCCGGTGATGCTGCTCGCCGCCGGCTTCGGCCTGGCCCTGCCCGCACTCACCTCGCTGGGGATGTCCGGCGCGAGCGAGGACGACGCCGGGCTGGCCTCGGGACTGTTCAACACCACCCAGCAGATCGGCATGGCACTCGGTGTCGCCGTCCTGTCCACCCTGGCTGCCGCCCGCACCGCCGGCCTGCGCGACACCGGTGCGCACGAGTCCGTCGCACTCACCGGCGGCTACCACCTGGCCTTCGCGGTCGGGGCCGGACTCCTGGTGGCCGCGTTCGCCGTGGCGTTCACCGTCCTGCGCACGCGCGCACCCGAAGCACCCCGCGCCGAACCTGCGAGTGAGTGA
- a CDS encoding HNH endonuclease signature motif containing protein, with amino-acid sequence MSSSEWGAWTGGDAAGRILAALDRVDAPLDEAWVAPKGGLKPEELAAVIAAARVKKARLEALELDLVALAEASDIGRLTGSPNATVYLRTAQRLAQREASAVVGLARDLGKVARLTLEAMAAGAVSAMQAKVIAEAIKKLPEYVGADERHRAEEFLIEKAGFANPDELRGMGESLLERIAPEEAERLEGEELAKKDRKAEQKRSLRYLPNGIPQSETVRITLPAWEMELFRKIIEPLAEPKKGAEPDTRPIEQRRGDAFAEALGLLAAATTAPVRGGRPPQVAVTIPIDVLLKGTGAGTIDDTATPVRPRPCSCPCTDPKYGTSKDTKGAKDSRQSGKAGEPTPEEAKGQEQGRESQPGKQKRQSPGTGSPADGIPPPRTPGQPPQPNTDPGTEEDDAELQRAVGLKDAIDPHDGCPKCGGGGSARYLGVDGKPISAATVRRLACEADLIPVILGGDGQVLDLGRSDRFFREHQRRALAIRDGSHCHFPGCQIPEPRCITHHMTAWDHGGPTDLSNGVLLCRFHHVTVHHKGWQVRMGAHGHPEYVPPEWADPRQRVLRP; translated from the coding sequence ATGTCTTCGAGCGAGTGGGGTGCCTGGACCGGTGGTGATGCCGCCGGCCGGATCCTGGCTGCGCTCGACCGGGTCGACGCTCCGCTGGACGAGGCGTGGGTCGCCCCGAAGGGTGGGCTGAAGCCGGAGGAGCTCGCGGCGGTGATCGCTGCGGCGCGGGTGAAGAAGGCCCGGCTGGAGGCCCTGGAGCTGGACCTTGTGGCTCTGGCAGAAGCCAGTGACATCGGCAGGCTGACCGGCTCCCCCAACGCCACCGTCTACCTGCGCACCGCGCAGCGGCTCGCCCAGCGGGAGGCGTCCGCGGTGGTGGGGCTGGCCCGCGACCTGGGCAAGGTGGCGCGGCTGACGTTGGAGGCGATGGCGGCCGGGGCGGTGTCGGCGATGCAGGCGAAGGTGATCGCCGAGGCGATCAAGAAGCTCCCCGAGTATGTGGGGGCCGATGAACGGCATCGGGCGGAGGAGTTCCTGATCGAGAAGGCCGGCTTCGCCAACCCCGACGAACTCCGTGGAATGGGCGAGTCGCTGCTGGAACGGATCGCGCCCGAAGAGGCCGAACGGCTGGAGGGTGAGGAACTGGCGAAGAAGGACCGCAAGGCCGAGCAGAAGCGGTCCCTGCGCTACCTGCCGAACGGGATCCCGCAGTCGGAGACGGTGCGGATCACTTTGCCGGCGTGGGAGATGGAACTGTTCCGCAAGATCATCGAACCGTTGGCCGAGCCGAAGAAGGGCGCTGAGCCTGACACCCGCCCGATCGAACAGCGGCGAGGGGACGCGTTCGCCGAAGCCCTTGGCCTGCTCGCCGCCGCCACCACCGCACCCGTGCGCGGGGGAAGGCCACCCCAGGTCGCGGTCACCATCCCCATCGACGTTCTGCTGAAAGGCACCGGCGCGGGGACGATCGACGACACCGCCACCCCCGTACGCCCCCGGCCCTGCAGCTGCCCCTGCACCGACCCCAAATACGGCACCAGCAAGGACACGAAGGGCGCCAAGGACTCCAGGCAGTCCGGCAAGGCCGGGGAGCCGACGCCGGAGGAGGCGAAGGGTCAGGAACAAGGTCGGGAATCCCAGCCAGGTAAGCAGAAACGGCAGTCGCCCGGCACCGGCTCACCCGCCGACGGGATACCACCACCGCGAACACCCGGCCAACCCCCACAACCGAACACCGACCCCGGAACCGAGGAGGATGACGCCGAACTCCAGCGTGCGGTGGGGCTGAAGGACGCCATCGACCCGCACGACGGCTGCCCCAAGTGCGGCGGCGGAGGGTCGGCCCGCTACCTCGGGGTCGACGGGAAGCCCATCTCCGCCGCCACCGTCCGCCGGTTGGCGTGCGAGGCCGACCTCATCCCCGTCATCCTCGGCGGGGACGGGCAGGTGCTCGACCTCGGCCGTTCGGACCGGTTCTTCAGGGAGCACCAGCGGCGTGCGCTCGCGATCCGGGACGGCAGCCACTGTCACTTCCCCGGCTGCCAGATCCCGGAGCCGCGCTGCATAACGCATCACATGACTGCCTGGGACCACGGCGGCCCGACCGACCTGTCCAACGGCGTGCTGTTGTGCCGCTTCCACCACGTCACCGTCCACCACAAAGGCTGGCAAGTCCGCATGGGCGCACACGGCCACCCCGAGTACGTACCCCCGGAGTGGGCGGACCCACGGCAACGCGTACTCCGCCCATGA
- a CDS encoding NADH-ubiquinone oxidoreductase-F iron-sulfur binding region domain-containing protein: MTTTTTPVPQATAGSATTSEPPNPLPRLTAGWADAAGAPSLADHLDRYGGVLRPEPEHVLEVVRRSGLRGRGGAGFPTGRKLSAVATEGRRPGRWRRPVVVVNGCEGEPASGKDRTLLAYAPHLVLDGAAYAATAVGADEVYVCVHRHTPIEAGLRAAVAQRRDDRVRWHVVGIPARYVASEESALVHFLDTGDARPTTTPPRPFERGVGGRPTLVDNAETLAHLAQVVRHGAEWFRSVGTPTDPGTTLVTVGGAVRRPGVYEIVLGTPLESVLATAGAAVGEAEETGAGDAVVAALVGGYFGGWVPLPRDADLPLGHDPAGPDGTRLGAGVVVALPARSCGLAETARVVRYLAGESAGQCGPCVFGLPAVAADLEALAAGRADRDLLDRLHRRLDVIPGRGACRHPDGAVGFARSALRTFAADVRRHAAGHPCRGVERPPVLPLPSAARHLAGEPR, from the coding sequence ATGACCACGACGACCACCCCGGTGCCACAGGCCACGGCCGGCTCCGCGACCACCTCCGAACCCCCGAACCCCCTGCCGCGGTTGACCGCGGGCTGGGCAGATGCGGCCGGCGCACCGTCGCTCGCCGACCACCTGGACCGGTACGGCGGGGTGCTGCGGCCCGAGCCGGAGCACGTGCTGGAGGTCGTACGCCGATCCGGGCTGCGCGGCCGCGGCGGCGCCGGCTTTCCCACCGGGCGCAAGCTGTCGGCCGTGGCCACCGAGGGACGCCGCCCGGGACGCTGGCGACGGCCGGTCGTCGTCGTGAACGGCTGCGAGGGCGAACCCGCCAGCGGCAAGGACCGCACGCTGCTGGCGTACGCACCGCATCTGGTCCTCGACGGTGCCGCCTACGCCGCCACCGCGGTCGGCGCGGACGAGGTGTACGTCTGCGTACACCGGCACACCCCGATCGAAGCCGGGCTGCGTGCCGCCGTCGCCCAGCGCCGGGACGACCGGGTGCGCTGGCACGTCGTCGGCATACCGGCGAGGTACGTCGCCAGTGAGGAGTCCGCGCTGGTGCACTTCCTCGACACCGGCGACGCCCGGCCGACGACCACGCCGCCGCGACCGTTCGAGCGGGGTGTCGGCGGCCGGCCGACGCTGGTCGACAACGCGGAGACGCTGGCGCACCTGGCGCAGGTCGTGCGGCACGGAGCAGAGTGGTTCAGGTCGGTCGGTACTCCCACCGACCCGGGTACGACCCTCGTCACCGTCGGCGGAGCGGTTCGCCGGCCGGGGGTGTACGAGATCGTGCTGGGCACGCCGCTCGAGTCGGTGCTGGCGACGGCCGGTGCCGCCGTGGGTGAGGCCGAGGAGACCGGTGCCGGCGACGCGGTCGTCGCGGCGCTGGTCGGCGGCTACTTCGGCGGCTGGGTGCCACTGCCACGCGACGCGGACCTGCCGCTCGGCCACGACCCGGCCGGACCCGACGGCACCCGCCTGGGCGCCGGCGTGGTGGTCGCGTTGCCCGCGCGTTCGTGCGGCCTGGCCGAGACCGCGCGGGTCGTGCGGTACCTCGCGGGGGAGTCCGCGGGTCAGTGCGGGCCGTGCGTCTTCGGGCTGCCCGCCGTGGCGGCCGACCTGGAGGCACTCGCGGCCGGCCGCGCCGACCGGGACCTGCTCGACCGGCTGCACCGGCGACTGGACGTGATTCCCGGCCGCGGCGCCTGCCGGCATCCCGATGGTGCGGTGGGGTTCGCGCGCAGTGCGCTGCGGACGTTCGCGGCCGACGTGCGGCGGCACGCGGCCGGCCACCCGTGCCGCGGAGTGGAACGCCCGCCCGTCCTGCCGCTGCCGTCCGCAGCGCGCCACCTGGCCGGAGAACCGCGATGA
- a CDS encoding ferric reductase-like transmembrane domain-containing protein, which produces MNGNVLWFVSRATGLVALPLLTLTFVLGILGPLRVGERRRQRFVVAGLHRNASLLAVGLVAVHVASTILDGYVHLGWADVVVPGIAGYRTFWTALGTLALDLMLLLIGTSLLRPRIPYRLWRAVHWAAYACWPLAEVHGLGVGTDSRAGWPLLLALGCLVAALTAAVVRLLSASSARPASGLTSPSTAPSVPAGVPVPPARAVPTTREVRP; this is translated from the coding sequence ATGAACGGAAACGTGCTGTGGTTCGTCAGCCGGGCAACCGGACTGGTGGCACTTCCGCTGCTCACCCTGACGTTCGTCCTCGGCATCCTCGGTCCGCTGCGGGTGGGTGAACGGCGCCGGCAGCGGTTCGTCGTGGCAGGCCTGCACCGCAACGCGTCCCTGCTGGCGGTGGGCCTGGTGGCCGTGCACGTCGCGAGCACGATCCTCGACGGGTACGTCCACCTCGGCTGGGCCGACGTGGTGGTGCCCGGCATCGCCGGCTACCGGACGTTCTGGACCGCACTGGGCACGCTGGCGCTGGACCTGATGCTGCTGCTGATCGGCACCAGCCTGCTCCGGCCGCGCATCCCGTACCGGCTGTGGCGCGCGGTGCACTGGGCGGCCTACGCCTGCTGGCCGCTCGCCGAGGTGCACGGGCTCGGAGTCGGCACCGACAGCCGGGCCGGCTGGCCGCTGCTGCTCGCGCTCGGTTGTCTCGTCGCGGCCCTCACCGCCGCGGTCGTCCGACTGCTGTCCGCGTCGTCGGCGCGGCCGGCGTCCGGGCTCACCTCCCCTTCGACCGCTCCGTCCGTGCCGGCAGGTGTGCCGGTGCCGCCGGCGCGTGCCGTTCCCACAACTCGCGAGGTACGACCATGA
- a CDS encoding galactose-binding domain-containing protein has product MPASRHVVVAVGAALLLATANALSASAATPLVEPEPGMVITHDTTFKPGVYDFTSGKGIVIGADDVRVNATGVTLRGPGQKGKPDSFTGTGVAATGVSGATLTGLSVSGFETALHVSSGRDWTIRGNTFSGNYTDPDYGWGDGKLAGAVLLEHVSGSRIEDNTAHENWNGLALHYADDNLVRRNDFSHCSNVCLKMWSASRNRIEDNNFSWGIRIAPGETHARDSTSALIETGSNDNRVLRNDFTYGGDGVFLRPLNGVVSTGNYFEGNDASWAHNNAWESWSPGNTYVRNKGNHASYGFWLGASDDTVLIGNEAAFNGRDNKNAPEPFGNAGIAVVNGSSSNFVLDGNHVHDNTSAGVAIGYLPDYPAYHWVIQRNRIENNTTYGIYMRDARWLTLANNTISGNGAGAIKQDKHVSGVFTLDGAASANAPVAKAAMTPSIVHAGDAVTFDASGSTDADGGKLSYRWEFGDGDVATDATVTHRFLDPGFHRVGLTVDDGGLAGLDHRDVYVLAPGVEQGTDAADRGDWSARITSDDAGDPGTTATVTADPTRALLGRSSIKLSGTAHDVTWRYQPRRAVDTAAADQLEFWMASEQETRDGFDGNQPTIRLVQDAGNYVDYTPAKNYLSPWSLDYSEARGGWQRVVVPLAGDKAWTRKVTGNPDLKALHAVEVRTSAVGGPYRVWLDALAFTKAPVTPDVAPDLALNPAAQGDPSPLASTGDDTSRWAPLDGKTDGAVWSTAGSQNATDFYGADFGVARTVDALRLDLSSGDGYAAPAKTTVEYWTGDAWQPVDNARPSPASPATGHNEIAFDPVTTQRLRVVLGSPGGGKAVGLAEFAPVSTGNLAGNALGASAPFGTPVASGSAGSGDPWSLVDGSVRADSAWRSAAGTSPWVAVDLMRARPVNTVTLYAGSADTAPAGVRVQAWTGSDWLDVSNTTVTPAPPAAGRTTVRFDTVKTRKLRLVLEAPAGGTVEVREVEVRNANLLSDASALGLTVTPTASYTYPGDTVLGPLDGSYAASPRWTSWNSKNVQDWYAVRFDRAVTASRITLHFYNDNGGVKPPKDYTIEYWNGSGWTPVQETGRSPAQPAEGFNAVDFTPVRAAGFRLVGTNQNPVNYGVYIGLTELELWAP; this is encoded by the coding sequence GTGCCCGCATCCCGTCATGTGGTCGTAGCCGTGGGGGCGGCTCTTTTACTCGCCACCGCCAACGCCCTGTCCGCCTCGGCGGCGACACCGTTGGTGGAACCCGAACCCGGCATGGTGATCACGCACGACACCACGTTCAAACCCGGTGTGTACGACTTCACCTCGGGCAAGGGCATCGTGATCGGCGCCGACGACGTACGCGTGAACGCCACCGGCGTGACGTTGCGCGGCCCCGGCCAGAAGGGCAAGCCGGACAGCTTCACCGGAACCGGCGTCGCAGCGACGGGTGTGTCCGGCGCGACGCTCACCGGCCTGTCGGTGTCGGGGTTCGAGACCGCCCTGCACGTGAGCTCCGGCCGGGACTGGACGATCAGGGGGAACACGTTCTCCGGCAACTACACCGATCCCGACTACGGCTGGGGTGACGGCAAGCTCGCCGGTGCGGTCCTGCTGGAGCACGTGAGTGGCTCCCGGATCGAGGACAACACCGCGCACGAGAACTGGAACGGCCTCGCTCTGCACTACGCCGACGACAATCTCGTACGCCGCAACGACTTCTCCCACTGCTCCAACGTGTGCCTGAAGATGTGGTCGGCGTCCCGCAACCGGATCGAGGACAACAACTTCAGCTGGGGCATCCGGATCGCACCGGGTGAGACGCACGCCCGCGACTCCACGAGTGCACTGATCGAGACCGGTTCGAACGACAACCGCGTTCTGCGCAACGACTTCACCTACGGCGGCGACGGGGTCTTCCTGCGCCCGCTCAACGGCGTCGTGTCGACCGGCAACTACTTCGAGGGCAACGACGCCTCCTGGGCGCACAACAACGCGTGGGAGTCGTGGTCGCCGGGCAACACCTACGTACGCAACAAGGGAAACCACGCGAGCTACGGGTTCTGGCTCGGCGCCTCCGACGACACGGTGCTGATCGGCAACGAGGCCGCCTTCAACGGCCGAGACAACAAGAACGCGCCCGAGCCGTTCGGCAACGCCGGCATCGCCGTGGTCAACGGCTCCTCCAGCAACTTCGTCCTGGACGGCAACCACGTCCACGACAACACCTCGGCCGGGGTGGCGATCGGCTACCTGCCGGACTACCCCGCCTACCACTGGGTGATCCAGCGCAACCGGATCGAGAACAACACGACGTACGGCATCTACATGCGTGACGCCCGCTGGCTGACCCTGGCGAACAACACCATCAGCGGCAACGGTGCCGGCGCGATCAAGCAGGACAAGCACGTGTCCGGCGTCTTCACCCTCGACGGCGCGGCCAGCGCCAACGCGCCCGTGGCGAAGGCGGCGATGACGCCGAGCATCGTGCACGCCGGCGATGCGGTGACCTTCGACGCGTCCGGCTCCACCGACGCCGACGGCGGAAAGCTCTCCTACCGTTGGGAGTTCGGCGACGGTGACGTCGCCACCGACGCCACGGTCACCCACCGGTTCCTCGACCCGGGCTTCCACCGGGTCGGGCTGACCGTCGACGACGGCGGGCTGGCCGGCCTGGACCACCGCGACGTCTACGTGCTGGCACCCGGAGTCGAGCAGGGCACCGACGCGGCCGACCGCGGCGACTGGTCCGCGCGCATCACCTCCGACGACGCCGGCGACCCCGGCACCACCGCGACGGTCACCGCCGACCCCACCCGCGCACTGCTCGGCCGGTCCTCGATCAAGCTGTCCGGCACCGCGCACGACGTCACCTGGCGCTACCAGCCGCGCCGCGCGGTCGACACCGCGGCCGCGGACCAGCTGGAGTTCTGGATGGCCTCCGAGCAGGAGACGCGCGACGGCTTCGACGGCAACCAGCCGACCATCCGGCTGGTGCAGGACGCCGGCAACTACGTCGACTACACCCCGGCGAAGAACTACCTCAGCCCCTGGTCGCTGGACTACTCCGAGGCGCGCGGCGGCTGGCAGCGGGTCGTCGTACCGCTGGCCGGGGACAAGGCGTGGACCCGCAAGGTGACCGGAAACCCCGACCTGAAAGCGCTGCACGCGGTGGAGGTACGCACCTCGGCCGTCGGCGGCCCGTACCGCGTGTGGCTGGACGCACTCGCCTTCACCAAGGCGCCGGTGACCCCGGACGTCGCGCCCGACCTGGCCCTCAACCCGGCCGCGCAGGGTGATCCGTCACCGCTGGCCTCCACCGGCGACGACACCTCCCGGTGGGCTCCCCTGGACGGGAAGACCGACGGCGCCGTCTGGTCCACCGCGGGTTCGCAGAACGCCACCGACTTCTACGGCGCCGACTTCGGGGTGGCCCGCACGGTCGACGCCCTGCGGCTGGACCTGAGCTCCGGCGACGGGTACGCCGCCCCGGCCAAGACGACCGTGGAGTACTGGACCGGCGACGCCTGGCAGCCTGTCGACAACGCCCGGCCCTCCCCCGCCTCACCGGCGACCGGCCACAACGAGATCGCGTTCGACCCGGTGACCACGCAGCGGCTCCGGGTCGTGCTGGGCAGTCCCGGTGGCGGCAAGGCAGTCGGCCTGGCCGAGTTCGCCCCGGTGTCGACCGGCAACCTCGCCGGCAACGCGCTCGGCGCGAGCGCACCCTTCGGTACGCCGGTGGCGTCCGGCTCGGCCGGTTCCGGTGACCCGTGGTCGCTGGTCGACGGGTCGGTACGCGCCGACAGCGCCTGGCGATCGGCCGCCGGCACCTCTCCCTGGGTCGCGGTCGACCTGATGCGGGCCCGCCCGGTCAACACCGTCACGCTGTACGCGGGGTCCGCCGACACCGCGCCGGCCGGCGTCCGGGTGCAGGCCTGGACGGGCAGCGACTGGCTGGACGTCTCCAACACCACCGTCACCCCGGCACCGCCGGCGGCCGGCCGCACCACGGTGCGGTTCGACACCGTGAAGACGCGCAAGCTCAGGCTGGTGCTGGAGGCCCCGGCCGGCGGCACCGTCGAGGTGCGCGAGGTGGAGGTACGCAACGCCAACCTGCTCTCCGACGCCTCCGCGCTCGGCCTGACGGTCACCCCGACCGCGTCGTACACCTATCCCGGCGACACGGTGCTCGGCCCGCTGGACGGCTCCTACGCCGCCTCACCGCGCTGGACGTCGTGGAACTCCAAGAACGTGCAGGACTGGTACGCCGTCCGCTTCGACCGGGCGGTCACCGCGAGCCGGATCACCCTGCACTTCTACAACGACAACGGTGGCGTCAAGCCGCCGAAGGACTACACGATCGAGTACTGGAACGGCTCCGGCTGGACTCCGGTGCAGGAGACCGGCCGCTCCCCCGCGCAGCCGGCGGAGGGGTTCAACGCGGTCGACTTCACCCCCGTCCGCGCGGCCGGCTTCCGGCTGGTCGGCACGAACCAGAACCCGGTCAACTACGGGGTCTACATCGGCCTCACCGAACTCGAGCTCTGGGCGCCGTAG
- a CDS encoding ferredoxin: MSARRDLVRAVVGDGTAVRVDPIACAAHGLCAELLPEAVTLDEWGYPVVDGRRLTAEEVRHARRAAAACPTLALRLERVAGTLAGPPPGH, encoded by the coding sequence ATGAGCGCCCGGCGCGACCTCGTGCGCGCCGTCGTCGGCGACGGGACGGCAGTACGCGTCGACCCGATCGCCTGCGCGGCGCACGGCCTGTGCGCCGAACTCCTGCCCGAGGCCGTCACCCTCGACGAGTGGGGTTACCCGGTCGTGGACGGGCGGCGGCTCACCGCGGAGGAGGTGCGGCACGCCCGGCGGGCCGCGGCCGCGTGCCCGACGCTCGCGTTGCGACTCGAGCGGGTCGCGGGCACCCTGGCCGGGCCTCCACCTGGCCACTGA
- a CDS encoding FAD:protein FMN transferase — translation MEFAALGTTATLLVTDSRRLAAAGEILRSELNALDRACSRFRTDSELSAVERSAGRWTPVSPILTDVLAAALRAARISGGLVDPTVGRAVADLGYDRDFAAVPADGPELPYRPAPAPGWWRIRLDVARRRVVVPPGVRVDVGATAKAWAADHAARSVATDRCGALVSLGGDIALAGPAPEGGWLVVVGDDHAAAGSPFGEQAITLASGGLATSGITRRTWRRGDRTLHHIVDPRTGDVAPPFWRTVTVAAASCLDANTASTAAVVRGAGAPGWLATHRLPARLVGRDGRILRTAGWPGARSREVRA, via the coding sequence ATGGAGTTCGCCGCGCTGGGCACGACCGCGACCCTGCTGGTCACCGACTCGCGCCGACTCGCGGCGGCGGGGGAGATTCTGCGTTCGGAACTGAACGCACTGGACCGGGCCTGCAGCAGGTTCCGTACGGACTCCGAGCTCAGCGCGGTCGAGCGTTCGGCCGGCCGGTGGACGCCGGTGAGCCCGATCCTCACCGACGTCCTCGCGGCGGCGCTGCGGGCGGCCAGGATCAGCGGCGGACTGGTGGACCCCACGGTCGGTCGTGCCGTCGCCGATCTCGGCTACGACCGCGACTTCGCCGCCGTGCCCGCCGACGGCCCGGAGCTGCCGTACCGACCCGCCCCCGCACCGGGGTGGTGGCGCATACGCCTGGACGTCGCCCGCCGTCGGGTGGTGGTGCCGCCCGGCGTCCGGGTGGACGTGGGCGCCACGGCCAAGGCGTGGGCCGCCGACCACGCGGCCCGTTCGGTCGCCACCGACCGGTGCGGCGCGCTGGTCAGCCTCGGCGGGGACATCGCGCTGGCAGGTCCGGCGCCCGAAGGCGGCTGGCTGGTCGTGGTCGGCGACGACCACGCCGCGGCCGGAAGCCCGTTCGGCGAACAGGCGATCACCCTGGCCTCCGGCGGGCTGGCGACGTCCGGCATCACCCGGCGCACCTGGCGGCGCGGGGACCGCACCCTGCACCACATCGTCGACCCACGCACCGGGGACGTGGCGCCGCCGTTCTGGCGGACCGTCACCGTGGCCGCGGCGTCCTGCCTGGACGCCAACACCGCGAGTACGGCAGCCGTGGTCCGCGGCGCCGGCGCACCCGGCTGGCTGGCCACGCACCGGCTGCCCGCCCGGCTGGTCGGGCGCGACGGGCGAATCCTCCGCACCGCCGGCTGGCCCGGCGCGCGGAGCCGGGAGGTGCGGGCATGA